In one window of Candidatus Scalindua sp. DNA:
- a CDS encoding response regulator has protein sequence MKNIRILIVADVRETVDELRDFFELNDFDTEVALKSKVALAILDERRMDLAIIGFKVQEIPGIEILKELRAKDPFIPVILIQGCGSKRTKTLIKKAGAQEYVPNPIDRIAFLHTVKKVLSSHTSKLV, from the coding sequence ATGAAAAATATAAGAATCCTTATAGTTGCAGATGTGAGAGAGACAGTGGATGAGCTGAGAGATTTTTTTGAGTTAAACGATTTTGATACAGAAGTTGCCTTAAAGTCTAAGGTTGCATTGGCCATACTGGATGAGCGGAGGATGGATCTGGCGATTATAGGCTTTAAGGTGCAGGAGATACCCGGTATTGAAATATTAAAAGAGCTCAGGGCCAAGGATCCGTTTATTCCTGTTATTTTAATACAGGGCTGTGGTTCAAAACGGACAAAAACATTGATAAAAAAAGCGGGTGCTCAGGAATACGTCCCAAACCCCATTGACAGGATAGCGTTTCTCCACACCGTGAAAAAAGTACTTTCGTCCCATACCAGTAAACTAGTGTAA
- the smpB gene encoding SsrA-binding protein SmpB — MEIISKNKKARFNYEILERFEAGISLKGTEVKSIRSGNISLDESYAQIRDNEVFLLNLHVSPYEQGNRENHEPTRTRKLLLHRQEIKKLIGKIQQKGFSLLPISLYIKKGIIKVELALGRGKRLVDKREDLKKKSIEREMDRYVKR, encoded by the coding sequence ATGGAAATCATCTCCAAAAATAAAAAAGCACGATTTAATTACGAGATACTGGAAAGATTTGAAGCAGGAATCTCGTTAAAAGGCACTGAGGTAAAATCAATTCGCAGCGGAAATATAAGCCTTGATGAGAGTTACGCGCAAATAAGGGATAATGAGGTTTTCCTTCTCAATTTACACGTAAGTCCTTATGAACAGGGGAATCGGGAAAATCATGAACCGACACGTACAAGAAAATTGCTCTTACATAGGCAGGAGATAAAGAAGCTTATTGGGAAAATACAGCAGAAGGGTTTCTCTCTGTTGCCGATATCACTCTACATAAAAAAAGGGATTATCAAGGTTGAGTTAGCTTTAGGGAGAGGTAAGCGGTTGGTTGATAAAAGGGAAGACTTGAAAAAGAAGAGCATCGAACGTGAAATGGACCGTTATGTCAAAAGATAA
- a CDS encoding ATP-binding protein, whose amino-acid sequence MYLKRTINEGKAAITGGVIFTVAGSIFFGIYLTCWFRQGLLFHSAIESLGGFIAWLMAIVLMRLVKQNKVSSIHIWTSSSLAGMGTLDLLHSFVYPGVTFVWLHSTATVLGGIVFALTWLPQRMTNSSKSIYIPVFIAFAAFVFGTFSILFPQFLPGMLIGGRFTFVARALNVSGGILFLAAALSLYLKYRKSGESEYFVFTNHCILFGLAGLLFEQSQLWSAGWWWWHFLRLSAYMVALSYLFIAYKQFESSIRKANEELKEEIAERKMIEAELESVNNSLERRVSERTAELVRKNRQLHSEIEERMAAQEKVSIFTSLINHSGDAIFVVDPETSRFLDFNEQAVKSSGYRREELQNLGVVDIDTEISDMASFKQHVRALKANRWQFFQGNLKAGDGKEFPVEVSCKYITCEGSDYIISIARDVTERRQMEEVLLQAEKLKSLGVMTSGIAHEFNNILAIIKGFTVLIKEKYGDHKELSNKLRIILKSVTDGMGIVNRMQEFTRMEEDEIRFEPLDIGEIIEQAVQFTMPRWNSAAQAKAITYHLDRKGVEKVPRVMGDSIKLRKVIINIVNNSLDAMPEGGNISFRTRKNNGDMFLDITDTGKGMSKEVRKHIFDPFFTTKMPKGTGLGMSVSYGIIKRHGGSIAVESEAGKGTTITIRLPVSRETRHLVFERKT is encoded by the coding sequence ATGTATCTGAAACGCACGATAAACGAGGGAAAGGCTGCAATAACCGGCGGTGTGATATTTACGGTCGCTGGAAGTATCTTCTTCGGTATCTATCTGACCTGTTGGTTCCGGCAAGGCCTGCTTTTTCATTCTGCCATTGAGTCCCTGGGAGGTTTCATTGCATGGCTGATGGCCATTGTTTTAATGAGGCTGGTTAAGCAGAATAAGGTTTCATCTATCCATATCTGGACATCGAGCTCCCTTGCCGGAATGGGGACATTAGATCTTTTACATTCCTTTGTCTATCCAGGTGTTACATTTGTCTGGTTGCATAGCACTGCAACAGTACTGGGAGGTATCGTTTTTGCTTTGACATGGCTCCCCCAGCGGATGACAAATAGTTCAAAAAGTATATACATTCCTGTCTTTATAGCTTTTGCTGCCTTTGTTTTTGGCACATTTTCAATACTTTTTCCTCAGTTTTTGCCAGGGATGCTGATTGGAGGCCGCTTCACGTTTGTCGCCAGGGCTCTCAATGTGTCAGGGGGGATACTGTTTTTAGCGGCGGCTCTCTCTCTTTATCTAAAGTATAGAAAGTCCGGGGAAAGCGAGTATTTTGTATTTACGAATCACTGCATATTATTCGGATTGGCGGGATTGTTGTTTGAACAATCCCAATTGTGGAGTGCGGGATGGTGGTGGTGGCATTTTTTAAGACTTTCTGCTTACATGGTTGCTCTCAGCTATTTATTTATAGCTTACAAACAATTTGAAAGTTCCATTAGAAAGGCAAATGAGGAGCTTAAAGAGGAGATTGCTGAGCGTAAGATGATTGAGGCAGAACTGGAGAGTGTAAATAATTCTCTCGAAAGACGTGTTTCCGAACGTACGGCGGAGCTGGTCAGGAAAAACCGGCAGCTGCATTCCGAAATCGAAGAGCGTATGGCTGCTCAGGAGAAAGTATCAATATTTACAAGTCTCATTAATCATTCAGGTGATGCAATATTTGTGGTTGATCCGGAGACAAGCCGTTTTCTGGATTTTAATGAACAGGCAGTGAAGTCTTCAGGATACCGGCGTGAAGAACTCCAGAATCTCGGAGTTGTTGATATAGATACTGAAATATCTGATATGGCATCTTTTAAACAGCATGTTCGTGCCCTCAAGGCGAATCGGTGGCAGTTTTTTCAGGGAAATCTTAAAGCGGGGGATGGTAAGGAATTTCCGGTTGAGGTAAGCTGCAAATATATTACCTGTGAGGGAAGTGATTATATAATATCCATAGCTCGTGACGTGACCGAGCGCAGACAAATGGAGGAGGTGCTCCTGCAGGCAGAAAAATTAAAGTCTTTAGGGGTTATGACTTCTGGTATTGCCCATGAGTTCAACAATATCCTTGCAATAATTAAGGGTTTTACCGTTTTGATAAAGGAGAAATATGGAGATCACAAAGAGTTAAGCAATAAGCTTCGCATTATTCTCAAAAGTGTTACTGATGGTATGGGCATAGTTAACAGGATGCAAGAGTTTACAAGAATGGAAGAGGATGAAATCAGATTTGAACCGTTAGATATTGGAGAGATAATAGAGCAGGCGGTTCAATTTACCATGCCCAGGTGGAACTCTGCTGCCCAGGCAAAAGCAATAACGTATCATTTAGACAGGAAGGGTGTGGAAAAAGTCCCCCGTGTAATGGGTGATAGTATAAAGTTGAGAAAAGTAATAATAAATATAGTAAATAACTCTCTGGATGCAATGCCCGAAGGAGGCAATATCTCTTTTCGTACACGGAAGAATAACGGCGATATGTTCCTGGATATTACTGATACCGGAAAGGGCATGTCCAAAGAGGTACGGAAACATATATTTGATCCATTTTTCACCACAAAAATGCCAAAAGGTACCGGGTTGGGTATGAGTGTCAGCTATGGCATAATAAAAAGACATGGCGGTAGTATAGCGGTTGAAAGCGAAGCTGGAAAAGGAACTACAATTACCATACGATTGCCGGTAAGCAGGGAGACCCGCCATTTAGTGTTTGAGCGGAAAACCTGA